One Bosea sp. 124 genomic window, AATCCTCATCAACTCGGCCGGAACAGATCATGCGCCTCTGGATCAGGAATCCGCTCGGCATCGTCGCGGAGGCGGCCGGCGGCGGCGTCGTGGTCGAGGGCTCGCGCATCGTCGAACTGGTTCAACCCGGGCAGGCCCCCGCCCGGCCGGTCGACGACATCTTCGACGCCTCGAACCATGTCGTGCTGCCCGGGCTGATCAACACCCACCACCATTTCTACCAGACGCTGACGCGGGCCCACCCGGCCGCGATCGACCGCGAGCTGTTTCCGTGGCTGACCGCGCTCTACCCGCTCTGGGCCAGGCTCAACCCCGACGATCTGCGGCTGGCGGTCAGGGTCGCGCTGAGCGAGCTTCTGCTCTCGGGCTGCACCACGGCCGCCGACCACCATTATCTCTATCCGAAAGGGCTGGAGAGCGCGGTCGACATCGCGGTCGAGGAGGCGCGCACGCTCGGCATCCGCGCGACTATCTCGCGCGGCTCGATGAACCTGTCCCAGAAGGATGGCGGCCTGCCGCCCGACAGCGTGGTGCAGGACGAGGACACGATCCTCGCCGACAGCGAGCGCGTGCTGAGCCTGTTCCACGATCCGGCGCCGGGCGCGATGATCCAGATCGCGCTTGCGCCCTGCTCGCCCTTCTCGGTGACGCCCGCGCTGATGGCCAGGAGCGCGGAGCTGGCGGCGCGGTTTGACGCGCCGCTGCACACCCATCTCGCCGAGACCAGGGACGAGGACGCCTATTGCCTCGAAACCTATGGCAAGCGCCCGCTCGACCTGCTGGAGGAGACCGGCTGGATGCGGCCGAAGACCTGGCTGGCGCATGGCATCCA contains:
- a CDS encoding 8-oxoguanine deaminase — its product is MRLWIRNPLGIVAEAAGGGVVVEGSRIVELVQPGQAPARPVDDIFDASNHVVLPGLINTHHHFYQTLTRAHPAAIDRELFPWLTALYPLWARLNPDDLRLAVRVALSELLLSGCTTAADHHYLYPKGLESAVDIAVEEARTLGIRATISRGSMNLSQKDGGLPPDSVVQDEDTILADSERVLSLFHDPAPGAMIQIALAPCSPFSVTPALMARSAELAARFDAPLHTHLAETRDEDAYCLETYGKRPLDLLEETGWMRPKTWLAHGIHFSCEECERLGKAGVGVCHCPTSNGVLASGFCRTRELEAAGAPLGLGVDGSASNDGSNLMEELRHALLINRLRYESATAVTARDVIRWATEGSARCLGRSDIGRIAPGLEADLALFRLDELRFSGAHDPVAALVLCGASRADRVMVAGRWRVVDGAVPGLDVAALRLAHGAASRRYA